Part of the Woronichinia naegeliana WA131 genome, AATCCACCAGCAGGTTGATTGAGTTGTCAAGGTTCGGTTATTTCTACCTAAATTACTCGGTAGTTTGTGAACCTTGCTGGCTGTTCCCCTGTTTCAGATTGCGTTTAAACGCTTTCTGTGTATGGGTTTAAGCCAAACGGGTCGCACCATCATTGAGTTGCATCAAATTTGTGGTAATTTACAGATCTAAAAGTTACCGTAGTTGACCAGTCAATTAAATGTAGAAGTAAGGTATTAATCTGTTTGGCACTGGTATCGTCTAGCTAGAAGCTACAAACGTTGCAATACGCGAGGTTCAAAAAATCAGGCGAATTTGGAGTAAGTCCTCCCAAGTTAACCCTTTTTCAATTATACCGAGAGCTACAGCAGGAACTTCTCTAGTAGTAAAATGGCTGCGAACAAAGTTATGAACCATCCAGAAAATATCTAGGACTCGCTGTAATCCCACAACAGATTTAGCATAAGTATTTGTACGACGACGAAAGGCAGATAAATAGCGTCGGATAGCACTATTAAATGCCTCAACGTGGTTGGCATGGATGTCCTTTTCTTCTGGTTTTTCTGTTGTCTCTGGATGTTCTGGTTTCGGAGTTTCTACTTTCTTTAGTTTACCCTCAGAATCTCGACGTTTACTACTCTTATTTTTTAGTCTTACTACAAGACCCTTCGGTAATACTTTGGTGGGACGACCTCGCTTTCCAGTCCTTAATACTTCGTGACAAATATTAAATAGCAGTTGACTATATCGCTTTTCTCCATCTGTAAATAACTGGAGAGATTCTGCACTCCTTTCAAATAATTCCGCTACCGTCATCATTGCTTCTAGAAATAATTTCTGCTCTTTTCGACCACATTTTAAATGCCAAATAAAGCGGCTAGCCCTGTCCATGAGCACGATTGTCCACCCCTCAGAGGCACTTGCTTCTTTATTTTTTCCAACTTTTGTGTATAGTTCATCCCCTTCTATTACTAATTTAACAAATTCATTCACTAAGGCGTATAAAAATAATGTCTCTTGTAATCCTGATAATTTCTTTTCCCAATTCAATATTGTTGTTTTCGCGTAGCCGAATACTCGGGCTGCTGCATTCAATCCTATTCCTTCCATTCTGGCTTTTAATACTTTTACAATTTCACTTAATGGGGTTTCTAAGCCAGCGATTACGCTACCATAAGTCTCAGCAAAACAAGAACTACATTCTTGACAAATGAACATTTTACGTTCCCCGTTACCTTTCGTTTGATAATGAGAATGTATTTTTACATTTTCACTATAGCAATGAGGACAGTTTTTCTTGAATAAGACATCCTCTTTCTCTTGGCACAAGCCAACATCATTCAGGATTTTCATAGAGCTTTTCTTTAATATTGACATTGTTTTCTGTTTCCTTTTTCTTTGATATAATGACAATAATAATAGTATAATAAAAACGGGCCGATGTCTAGTCTTAAACTATTTTTCTATTTTCTCAAAGCCTTACACCATAACTTTTTCCAACTTTGATCAGACGATACCAGTTCCATCTGTTTGTGTATTAATGTTTATGAGCATATTAGGCTAATTTAAATAATATTTATGACAAATAACCTGATGGTAACGATCGCCATTCCTGCCTATAACGAAGCCAACTATATTGAATCCGTTATTAAAGGCTTTTTAAAGCAAAATCATCCTAGCCTATTAGAGATAATTGTTGCAGATGGTGGCAGTAATGATGGTACTCAGGAAATTGTCAAGAAAATCGCTTTTGGAGATTCTAGGGTTAAACTATTAGAAAACTCTTTAAAAACTCAATCGGCTGGTTTAAATCTTATATTTAAACATTCTCAAGGAGATATATTTTTAAGAGCAGACGCTCATTCTGAATATGCCCCCGATTATATTCAAAAGTGTATAGAAGCATTAGAATCTTCTCAAGCTTGGAATGTGGGTGGTTCTCAGCGTCATATGGCTAGAAATGCCTTTCAGGGGGGAGTTGCTCTGGCATTTCGTAGTTTTTTAGCAGGAACAGCAAAATATCATGATCCAGATTACAATGGTTACGCTGATACTGTCTATTTAGGGTGTTTTTTAACGGACGCATTGCAAAAAATTGTATATAATAGCACTAAAAAAGAATTATTTGACACTACTCAAATCACAAATCAAGACGCAGAATTAAATCTAAAATTATTAGAATTTTTTGAAAAAGCAATTTATATTAGTTCAGATATAAAAGTTTGGTATAATCCCAGAAGTGACTGGAAAAAACTTTGTATTCAGTATTTTAAATATGGCAGAGGTAGATATCTAACCACCAAAAAGCATCCTCGTAGTTCTCCCTTAAGAAGTAAGATACTAATGATATTTGTTATTATTTATTGTATTTTATTCTTACTTTTGGTATATTTTAATCATACTCTACTATTTTTAATAACTTCTTTTTCTTTTTTATCGCTAGCCTTCTTGATAGAAACTATCAGAGTTTCTATCAGATATATGCCCAGTTTTCAAGAAGAAATTTGGCGTGGAGGTGAAGATAATATTCCTAACGGATTAACCATTTTTATGATGACTTTTGTCGCTTTAGTTATTATGCCAACTAGCTATACTTGTGGCAATTTTTATCAGAAATATAGACATTTAATAATAAAAAATGATGAATGGTGACTTTATCGATTCGCCTACTAAATTAATCTTGATGACTGGTGCAACTGGATTTATTGGTCGTCATTTGCTACCAGCATTACACAAGCAAAATTTGCAACTTATATTAGCTATTCGTCGCCATCCAATTAATGAACTAAGTCACAATCATAAAATTATTAATGTGGGAGAGATTAATGAAACAATTAATTGGTTAGATAAGTTGAAAAGAGTTGATACCGTTATTCATTTAGCCGCTCGTGCTCATCAGTTAAATGATCAATCAATTAATCCAGAAGCCGAATTTCTACGAATTAATTGCGAAGGAACAAAAAACTTAGCAAAACAAGCGATCGCTGCTGGTGTCAAACATTTTATTTTTATAAGCTCAATAGGAGCGATGGCTACGTTAAGTGATACGATTATTTCTGAAGAAAGTCCTTGTCAGCCTGATACTCCCTATGGTCGCAGTAAATTAAATGCAGAGACTGCTTTGGTTGAGTTATGCCAAAAGACTCAAATGAACTGGACAATCCTGCGCCCTACTTTGGTTTATGGGCCAAACAATCCAGGAAACATGGAGCGATTATTCGCTTTGGTAACAAAAAAATTACCCCTACCGTTGGGATCAATAGTTAATTCCCGTAGTTTACTCTATGTTGGTAATTTGGTAGATGCGATCATTAAGTGTATTGAAGATGACCGTGCCAAAAATCAAACATTTATTGTCAGTGATGGTGAAGATCTTTCTACATCAGAGTTAATTTTTCGTATGGGAAATGCTATGGGGAAACGACCCTTACTTTTGCCTTTTCCACCTTTATTATTACGTTTAGCGGCAAAAATAATCAAAAAAGAAGAAGTTGCTGATCGCCTTTTAGGTTCACTGCAAGTGGATAGTCGTAAAATTCGGCAAATATTGGACTGGACACCTCCCTATACGGTTGATCAAGGTTTAAAAATAACGGCGGACTGGTTTAAATCACAATGACTTTCAATTTATTATTTCTACCAATACTAACCTTCAGTTTGTCGTTACTTGTTACTGGCGGGGTTCGCTATTACGCGCTTCATCAAAGTTTGATAGACATTCCCAATGAACGTAGTTCCCATACTCAACCAACACCGAGGGGTGGGGGTTTGGGATTCATTATTGCTTTTTTAGTTGCGTTATTATTCACCGCGATTATTCCTCAATTCAATTTTCCCGCAGACTTATTTTTACCGTTAATCCTACTTCCTTTGGCGATTATTGGATTTCTTGATGATCGCTACAATTTACCATCAAGTATCCGCTATCTAGTCCAGTTAGGAACGGCGTTAATAGCTGTTGTTCACTATGGCAGTTTTCCTCAACCTTGGCTCAGTAATTTAGGATTAAGTGGAGAAATTCTGGTGATCGCCTTCACAGCGATTGGTTTTACGGCCTTAGTCAATTTTTATAATTTTATGGATGGGTTAGACGGGTTTATTACCACGATCACGGTTCTACAACTCAGTTTTATTGCCCTGTATTTACAACAACCGCTTTGGTGGTTACTCATTGCCTCCTTGTTAGGATTTCTTTATTGGAATTGGTCGCCTGCAAAGATTTTTATGGGGGACGTAGGCAGTACTGTTTTAGGGGCTGTTATGGCGATCGCCTTAATTCAGGTACAGGATCCTACGTTAGCCTGGTCAAGTTTAGCCATTACTTTACCGATTACGGCAGACACCATTTATACATTGGTGGTGCGGTTAACCCGCCGCGAAAATATTTTTCAGGCCCATCGCACCCACATTTTTCAGCGTTTACAACAATCGGGCTGGAGCCATGCTCAAGTGACCTTGACCTACTCGGCTTTGATGATCGCGATCGCCGTTTTAATTTTTATTTGGGGAGCTATAGGCTCTATCATAAGCGTAGTTATCACTATTTTAGGTATTATTGTTGTTGAGTTATATCTAACCAGAACTAAGGCAATCAATTCCCTTGCTTCTTGATGATAAAGTTCTATTATGGAATCTCTGAAGGCATTGCCTTGGTAGTTAATTCATCTCTTTAGTAATAGTGCTTTTCTCTAAATCTTATTTAAATTTTCTAGACTTTTCCAAACCATTATGACTATTCCTGTTGCAATTCTATGTGGTGGCAAAGGAACTCGCCTGCGAGAGGAAACGGAGTTTCGTCCTAAACCGATGATTACTGTCGGTGATCGCCCGATGATTTAGCACATTATGAAAACCTATGCTCATTACGGGTTTACAGACTTTATGCTCTGTTTGGGTTATAAAGTAGAACAAGTTCGAGATTATTTTATAAATTATGACTGGAATCACAGTGATAAGTAATGAGACGAAATTATTTACACATGACTTTGATGTTATACAAGCTTTTCAGTCTGATTTTTGTGTAATTAATTTTGTACAACTACTTATTTTGTTGGAATTAGGCAATAAAACAATTACAAAACTAGATAAGGGTCACCATGAGAAAAACCTACCTGTAAATAATTCGTTGATAGATTATCCTGTGAAACGGCAGCAATTCTCAGTTTTAGACACAGCAAGCCTTTTAGAGATTTAAAGAACATTTTAAAGGAGGGTTTCGGGGTAACATGGATGTGCTACCATGACTAGAAATCTGAAGACTCGTAAAATAAGCTTGTTAATCTCGTTGAATTTTACTCCGTATTATGCGAACTAAAATCTGAAACCCTTGCTACAGCGCAAATTTAGAATTGCTGGTGAAACGGTACGATAGGGCTTTCGAGCTCGCGTCAGATGTAATCAACGAAAATTTTACAGCAAGAAAAAAACTCAGAGACTAGGTTAATGTCTCTTACATCCATAAAAACAAGATCGTGTCTGTATCCTATGTTACCGTTTAAATTTGGAATTGCTGTGATGGCGTGGCTAATATTGACATTCAAGCTTTGGTCAACTATCACAAAAGTCACGGAAAATTGGCAACGGTTACAGCAGTCCGTCCACCCTCACGTTTTGGAGAAATGGTTATTCAAGACCAGTTAGTGGGGACTTTTAAGGAGAAACCACAAACTAGTGATGGCTGGATTAATGGCGGTTACTTTGTTTTACATCGTCAGATTTTAGATTTAATCGCTGGTGATGAAACAATTTTTGAAGCGGAGCCACTACATCTTCTAGCGGAAAAAAAGAATTGGCCCTTTATCAGCATTACTAGAGTTAAGAGATGTTTTCTTAATACGATTAGTATGAAAAAACTATACGATTAATATAAGGAAGTTATACGATTAATATGAGGAAATTATACGAACAAGACTATAGCCAATGGGCGGAAACTCTGGCAGATTTACTATTGTCGGTAAACTTTACACAGTTGGATATTGAAAATTTAGTAGAAGAGGTGCAGGATTTGTACAGGCAGGAACGTGACGACTATTAAGTAGCTTGCGTCTTACTCTTGCATCATTTAATTAAATGGGATTATCAAAGTAATAAACGTTTGGGAAGTTGGCAAAATACCATTAGTCGAGAACGAGATAACATGAGACTTTATCTAGAAGATAGCCCCAGTCTAGTCCGATATTTAGACAATGAATCTCTGGAAAGAATTTATCGTTTAGCTCGTGCTGATGCCATGGGGGAAACTAGCTTAGATTTTCCAAAAATTTGTCCCTATAGCATTGAAACTGTTCTAAATCGTCCTCTTTGCCTTGATTAATGATAAAGAAGGTGTATAAACATGACTGTAGCCCTACATCGCGAACTAGTTTACCCAGATAGTGATGCTGTTTCTCCACCCAAGCACGCCCTGCCTCAAGTGACTTGGAACAAACTGCCCGAAGATTTTATCTTGTCGGAAGATCCTGTGGACAATAATTTACAACCTCTGCTTGCTGAAGCTCTGCGCGAATCCCTAGAATTGGCGGGGCTATTTTTCGAGTCGATGTTGATAGCTACTAATTTTGGTATTTGTGCTACAGTTGCCGATAAAACTGTCGTCAAAGCTCCTGATTGGGTTTATATTCCTGAAGTTAAACCGCATCCAGAGAGCATAATTCGGCGTAGTTATACCCCTAATGTTGAAGGCGATCGCCCTCTAATTGCACTGGAATTCATCTCCGAAACAGAAGGCACTGAATATTCGATCAATCCTCACTATCCCTATGGTAAGTGGTATTTTTACGAACGCATTTTACAAGTCCCTTTGTATGGCATTTTTCATCCTCAAACAGGGGAATTAGATTTATTTCGTCTAGTAGATGGTAAATATGAATCGCAATCCCCCGACGAAAATAAGCGTTTCTGGATTACGGAAATGAGTTTATTCTTAGGTACTTGGGATGGCAAAAGATCTCAGCTTTCGACAACTTGGTTACGCTGGTGGGATCAATCAGGGAATCTTTTGCTGTGGGGTAATGAAAGGATTGAGCAAGAGAAATTGCTTGTCGTACAGGAACGCCAAAAGGCTGAACAGGAACGCCAAAAGGCTGAACAGGAACGCCAAAAGGCTGAACAGGAACGCCTGAGGGCGGAGTCTGCTGAGGCACAGTTGCAGCAAGAGCGAGCGATACGTCAACGTCTTAGTGATCGCTTAAAAACTCTGGGTATTGATATAGAGTTGAATGAAGAATAATTTAAGGAACTATTAATCAAATTTATATTTAGAGATTTACGATGAAATCACTTTATGAATCTGATTATGCACGCTGGGCAGAAGTCATGGCGCAGAGACTTCAGGAAAAACGCTTTGCTGAGCTTGATCTTAATAATTTAGTAGAGGAGATTCAAGATTTGTCAAAACGGGAACGTGACAGTTTGCTGAGTAGTGTTCGTGTAATTCTACATCATTTGCTTAAATGGGACTATCAACCGCAAAAGCGATCGCGCAGTTGGCAAATTACCATTGAAAGGGAAAGAGAAAATCTTGCATTGTATCTGGAA contains:
- a CDS encoding IS1 family transposase — translated: MSILKKSSMKILNDVGLCQEKEDVLFKKNCPHCYSENVKIHSHYQTKGNGERKMFICQECSSCFAETYGSVIAGLETPLSEIVKVLKARMEGIGLNAAARVFGYAKTTILNWEKKLSGLQETLFLYALVNEFVKLVIEGDELYTKVGKNKEASASEGWTIVLMDRASRFIWHLKCGRKEQKLFLEAMMTVAELFERSAESLQLFTDGEKRYSQLLFNICHEVLRTGKRGRPTKVLPKGLVVRLKNKSSKRRDSEGKLKKVETPKPEHPETTEKPEEKDIHANHVEAFNSAIRRYLSAFRRRTNTYAKSVVGLQRVLDIFWMVHNFVRSHFTTREVPAVALGIIEKGLTWEDLLQIRLIF
- a CDS encoding glycosyltransferase family 2 protein, yielding MVTIAIPAYNEANYIESVIKGFLKQNHPSLLEIIVADGGSNDGTQEIVKKIAFGDSRVKLLENSLKTQSAGLNLIFKHSQGDIFLRADAHSEYAPDYIQKCIEALESSQAWNVGGSQRHMARNAFQGGVALAFRSFLAGTAKYHDPDYNGYADTVYLGCFLTDALQKIVYNSTKKELFDTTQITNQDAELNLKLLEFFEKAIYISSDIKVWYNPRSDWKKLCIQYFKYGRGRYLTTKKHPRSSPLRSKILMIFVIIYCILFLLLVYFNHTLLFLITSFSFLSLAFLIETIRVSIRYMPSFQEEIWRGGEDNIPNGLTIFMMTFVALVIMPTSYTCGNFYQKYRHLIIKNDEW
- a CDS encoding NAD-dependent epimerase/dehydratase family protein produces the protein MMNGDFIDSPTKLILMTGATGFIGRHLLPALHKQNLQLILAIRRHPINELSHNHKIINVGEINETINWLDKLKRVDTVIHLAARAHQLNDQSINPEAEFLRINCEGTKNLAKQAIAAGVKHFIFISSIGAMATLSDTIISEESPCQPDTPYGRSKLNAETALVELCQKTQMNWTILRPTLVYGPNNPGNMERLFALVTKKLPLPLGSIVNSRSLLYVGNLVDAIIKCIEDDRAKNQTFIVSDGEDLSTSELIFRMGNAMGKRPLLLPFPPLLLRLAAKIIKKEEVADRLLGSLQVDSRKIRQILDWTPPYTVDQGLKITADWFKSQ
- a CDS encoding glycosyltransferase family 4 protein; the encoded protein is MIDIPNERSSHTQPTPRGGGLGFIIAFLVALLFTAIIPQFNFPADLFLPLILLPLAIIGFLDDRYNLPSSIRYLVQLGTALIAVVHYGSFPQPWLSNLGLSGEILVIAFTAIGFTALVNFYNFMDGLDGFITTITVLQLSFIALYLQQPLWWLLIASLLGFLYWNWSPAKIFMGDVGSTVLGAVMAIALIQVQDPTLAWSSLAITLPITADTIYTLVVRLTRRENIFQAHRTHIFQRLQQSGWSHAQVTLTYSALMIAIAVLIFIWGAIGSIISVVITILGIIVVELYLTRTKAINSLAS
- a CDS encoding Uma2 family endonuclease, with the protein product MTVALHRELVYPDSDAVSPPKHALPQVTWNKLPEDFILSEDPVDNNLQPLLAEALRESLELAGLFFESMLIATNFGICATVADKTVVKAPDWVYIPEVKPHPESIIRRSYTPNVEGDRPLIALEFISETEGTEYSINPHYPYGKWYFYERILQVPLYGIFHPQTGELDLFRLVDGKYESQSPDENKRFWITEMSLFLGTWDGKRSQLSTTWLRWWDQSGNLLLWGNERIEQEKLLVVQERQKAEQERQKAEQERQKAEQERLRAESAEAQLQQERAIRQRLSDRLKTLGIDIELNEE
- a CDS encoding DUF29 domain-containing protein; this encodes MKSLYESDYARWAEVMAQRLQEKRFAELDLNNLVEEIQDLSKRERDSLLSSVRVILHHLLKWDYQPQKRSRSWQITIERERENLALYLEDSPSLKRYLCQEWVK